A part of Lactobacillus sp. ESL0700 genomic DNA contains:
- a CDS encoding oligopeptide ABC transporter substrate-binding protein: MKKSKILSSVGVVTAAALTLVACGKSGNNNANNAKTASKFPTAVPKKTAKQGGTLKVALETDTPFTGIFSDELSTTSVDNAVSEPGEEELFDTDDNFKINDKGPATLKLDVKGKTATITVKKGVKWSDGKQVNAKDLEYSYEILANKKSNSQRYSSQFENIEGMKDYHDGKAKTISGIEMPDGENGRQIVIHFKEMKPGMYNSGNGYFWEYVAPYHYLKDVPFSKLMSSDKIRKAPLYFGPFKLAKIVRGQSVTWVPNKYYWRGKPKLDKVIVQVVSPNSTSQAIKDHKFDVTEVVNSQWEQVKDTKGVNFIAQIPLQYNYIGFKVGKWDAKKGKNVMNPKAKMNNKALRQAIGYAMNIDQVDKRYTHGLSFRVPTLIPAQFGDYHDKSAKGYTYDLKKANQILDKAGYKKKGKWRVQPNGKPLVIHYMARSGSSITESVEQNYIQQWHKIGLNVKLVGGRLTEFNSFEDKLQNDDPGVDMFEAGWGLASEPSPSGMYSDNTPMNYARFATPENNKLLAEIDSPKSFNHKYRVQKFHEWQEYMNDQAFIIPEDNKYQVYAINDKVTGYSLKPSQNTNGHQLWYQVGLTK, from the coding sequence ATGAAGAAAAGCAAAATATTAAGCTCGGTTGGAGTAGTTACAGCAGCTGCTTTGACTTTAGTAGCTTGTGGTAAGAGCGGTAATAACAACGCAAATAATGCTAAGACAGCTAGCAAGTTTCCGACTGCAGTTCCTAAGAAAACTGCTAAACAGGGAGGTACTCTTAAGGTAGCTCTTGAAACTGATACTCCATTTACCGGGATTTTCTCGGATGAATTGTCTACTACTTCTGTAGATAATGCAGTATCTGAACCAGGTGAAGAAGAACTGTTTGATACCGACGATAACTTTAAAATTAATGATAAGGGTCCAGCAACATTAAAATTAGATGTTAAGGGTAAGACTGCTACAATTACCGTCAAAAAAGGTGTTAAGTGGTCGGATGGTAAACAAGTAAATGCTAAAGATTTGGAATATTCTTATGAAATCTTAGCTAACAAAAAGTCAAATTCTCAACGTTACAGTAGTCAATTTGAAAATATTGAAGGTATGAAAGATTACCACGATGGTAAGGCTAAGACAATTTCTGGTATTGAAATGCCCGACGGTGAAAATGGTCGTCAAATTGTCATTCACTTCAAAGAAATGAAGCCAGGTATGTATAATAGTGGTAACGGCTATTTCTGGGAATATGTAGCACCATATCATTACTTAAAGGATGTACCATTTAGTAAATTAATGTCTTCTGATAAGATTAGAAAAGCGCCACTATATTTTGGTCCATTTAAGTTAGCTAAGATAGTTCGTGGTCAATCAGTAACTTGGGTACCAAACAAGTATTACTGGCGTGGTAAACCAAAACTAGATAAGGTAATCGTTCAAGTTGTAAGTCCTAACTCAACTTCTCAAGCGATTAAGGATCATAAATTTGATGTAACTGAAGTTGTCAATTCGCAATGGGAACAAGTTAAAGACACTAAGGGTGTAAACTTTATCGCTCAAATTCCACTGCAATATAATTATATTGGTTTCAAGGTTGGTAAATGGGATGCCAAAAAGGGTAAAAATGTAATGAACCCTAAGGCAAAGATGAATAATAAGGCTTTGCGTCAAGCTATTGGTTATGCAATGAATATTGACCAAGTTGATAAGCGTTACACACATGGTCTTAGCTTCCGCGTACCTACTTTAATTCCTGCACAGTTTGGTGATTACCACGACAAGAGTGCCAAGGGTTATACTTATGACCTTAAGAAAGCCAACCAAATTTTGGATAAGGCAGGTTACAAGAAGAAGGGCAAGTGGCGTGTTCAACCAAATGGTAAGCCGCTTGTAATTCATTATATGGCTCGTTCAGGGTCAAGTATTACTGAGTCTGTAGAACAAAACTATATTCAACAATGGCATAAGATTGGCTTAAATGTTAAATTAGTTGGCGGTCGTTTAACGGAATTTAACTCTTTTGAAGATAAATTGCAAAACGATGATCCAGGTGTTGATATGTTTGAAGCTGGCTGGGGCTTAGCTAGTGAACCATCACCTAGTGGTATGTATAGTGATAATACACCAATGAACTATGCAAGATTTGCTACACCAGAAAACAATAAATTATTAGCAGAAATTGATTCGCCTAAGTCATTCAACCATAAGTATCGTGTTCAAAAGTTCCACGAATGGCAAGAGTACATGAACGACCAAGCGTTTATCATTCCTGAAGATAACAAGTATCAGGTATATGCTATTAATGATAAAGTTACTGGCTACTCACTGAAACCTTCACAAAATACTAACGGTCACCAATTATGGTACCAAGTTGGTTTAACAAAATAG
- the plsX gene encoding phosphate acyltransferase PlsX produces MRTIAIDAMGGENAPEAIVKAVLQAKVELTQTKFILFGDAKKINKLIGSDKDRVEVVATTEIIKDEDEPVKAIRSKKDSSLVVAARYVKEGKADALLSLGNTGALLSCGIFIIGRIKGIARPGLMPTLPVKNSDDGFNMIDVGANAKSKPEYILAWAKMAAYYAEKVRGINNPRVALLNNGAESDKGDDVHQAAYQLLFDSKLNFVGNIEGNELLEGNADVVATDGFTGNAVLKNIEGTSSVLIHLLKDSLLNNGLKAKVGALLIKNALKGLISKFDTAKYGGAVLLGVNAPVVKTHGRSGQRAIYFTLKQIDKVLEEKIIDEFKAEFSAAE; encoded by the coding sequence ATGAGAACAATTGCAATAGATGCGATGGGTGGCGAAAACGCACCCGAAGCAATCGTTAAGGCCGTTTTACAGGCTAAGGTAGAGCTCACCCAAACAAAATTTATTTTGTTTGGTGATGCAAAAAAGATTAACAAATTGATCGGCTCTGATAAAGACCGAGTTGAAGTTGTTGCAACAACTGAAATCATCAAAGATGAGGATGAACCAGTAAAGGCAATTCGCAGTAAAAAGGATTCTTCATTAGTCGTGGCTGCACGCTACGTTAAAGAGGGCAAAGCTGATGCCTTGCTATCACTGGGGAACACTGGGGCCCTATTATCTTGCGGGATTTTTATCATTGGCCGGATTAAAGGTATTGCACGGCCAGGCTTAATGCCCACTCTGCCAGTGAAAAATTCTGACGATGGCTTCAACATGATTGACGTTGGTGCCAATGCCAAGAGTAAGCCCGAATATATTTTGGCATGGGCCAAGATGGCCGCTTATTATGCTGAAAAGGTGCGCGGAATTAATAATCCTCGTGTTGCTCTCTTAAATAATGGCGCCGAAAGCGACAAGGGTGATGACGTTCATCAGGCTGCATACCAACTGCTTTTTGATAGCAAGCTGAATTTTGTTGGTAACATTGAGGGTAATGAATTACTTGAAGGCAATGCCGACGTGGTTGCTACCGATGGTTTTACCGGCAATGCCGTCTTAAAAAATATCGAAGGTACTTCCAGCGTTTTAATTCATTTGCTTAAAGACAGCCTTTTAAATAATGGCCTGAAAGCAAAGGTCGGGGCATTATTGATTAAAAATGCGCTGAAGGGATTAATTTCAAAATTTGATACGGCAAAATATGGTGGTGCAGTCTTACTTGGTGTGAATGCGCCAGTTGTTAAGACTCATGGTCGTTCTGGTCAAAGAGCCATCTATTTCACGCTTAAGCAGATTGATAAAGTCCTGGAAGAAAAAATTATTGATGAATTTAAAGCAGAATTTTCCGCTGCTGAATAA
- a CDS encoding ATP-binding cassette domain-containing protein: MAKEIIQVKNLKVHYPIRSGFWNRITDYVRAVDDISITINEGETYGLIGESGSGKSTTGKAIVGVEPVTSGQIIYKGVDITKAKNRRQLNYNKDVQMIFQDSMSSLNPRKRIEDIIAEPIRNFENLTTDQERDRVQELLDIVGMPSDAIYKYPHEFSGGQRQRIGVARAVATNPRLIVADEPTSALDLSVQAQVLNFMKHIQQQYNIAYLFISHDLGVVKHMSENLAIMHRGRLVEIGTREDIYNNPIHIYTKRLLSAIPKVDVEHREEHKKERNRVEQEFQNDQSAWYDKDGRVYPLQHVSGKHFVALPPEQVNQEKESD, translated from the coding sequence ATGGCTAAAGAAATTATTCAAGTAAAAAACCTAAAAGTTCACTATCCAATTCGGAGTGGCTTTTGGAACAGAATTACTGATTATGTGCGTGCCGTTGATGATATCAGCATTACGATTAATGAGGGTGAAACCTACGGCTTAATTGGTGAATCTGGTTCTGGTAAATCAACTACTGGTAAGGCAATTGTTGGGGTTGAACCCGTTACTAGTGGCCAGATTATTTATAAAGGCGTTGACATTACTAAAGCTAAGAACAGACGTCAATTAAACTACAATAAAGATGTTCAGATGATTTTCCAGGATTCAATGTCTAGTTTGAACCCACGTAAGAGAATTGAAGATATTATTGCAGAACCAATCCGTAACTTCGAAAACTTAACTACTGATCAAGAACGTGACCGTGTGCAGGAACTGCTCGATATTGTTGGAATGCCTAGTGATGCGATTTATAAATATCCGCATGAATTTTCCGGTGGTCAAAGACAGAGAATTGGGGTTGCCCGTGCGGTAGCGACAAATCCAAGGCTGATTGTAGCGGATGAACCTACCAGTGCTTTGGACTTGTCGGTTCAGGCTCAGGTTTTAAACTTCATGAAGCATATTCAGCAGCAATATAATATTGCATACCTGTTTATTTCACACGATTTGGGTGTTGTTAAGCACATGTCTGAAAACCTGGCAATCATGCACCGTGGTCGTTTAGTTGAAATTGGTACTCGTGAAGATATTTATAATAATCCAATTCATATTTATACCAAGCGGCTACTTTCCGCAATTCCTAAGGTTGATGTTGAACACCGTGAGGAACACAAGAAGGAACGTAATCGGGTTGAACAAGAATTTCAAAATGACCAGAGTGCTTGGTACGATAAAGACGGCCGTGTTTATCCATTACAACATGTATCTGGCAAGCATTTTGTTGCCTTGCCGCCAGAGCAAGTAAATCAAGAAAAGGAGAGTGACTAA
- the acpP gene encoding acyl carrier protein — protein MTEEQIFSKISSILAENFEVDKDKITKDTNFTSDLDADSIDLVEFILQLEDEFGAEISDEDAEKIKTVGDAVNYVAAHQN, from the coding sequence ATGACAGAAGAACAAATTTTTTCAAAAATTAGCAGCATTTTAGCCGAAAATTTTGAAGTAGATAAAGATAAAATCACTAAAGATACTAACTTTACCAGTGACTTGGACGCTGATTCCATCGATTTAGTTGAATTCATTTTGCAGCTTGAAGATGAATTCGGCGCCGAGATTTCTGATGAAGACGCCGAAAAAATTAAAACAGTCGGTGATGCCGTTAATTACGTGGCTGCACACCAAAATTAA
- the recG gene encoding ATP-dependent DNA helicase RecG, translating into MNTQALFAPVTDLKGVGTKTAAALGSLGIYSIYDLLFYFPFRYDELQTMPLDQIMDGQKVMLKGIVATEAFVSRFGYKKSRLSFKMRIDHDIVMVNFFNQPWLKDKIEIGKEVAVYGKYAVARQSLSGFKFVAAKEHDSGMAPIYPVNRHLRQKKLVELINLALTDYLPLIEDVVPEAIRQKYRLLSEQEIVVKMHHPKNGREAELAKRSAIFREFFIFQTELAQLAHGNAKHQGIPKKYDLAEVAKLTASLPFELSADQKQVVNEIFADLHSSRQMQRLLQGDVGSGKTVVAVYAIFAAVTAGFQAALMVPTEILATQHFKKIDELLRPLGVRVALLTGTTKTLERREIYRELTDGTINVVIGTHALIQSKVIFKKLGLVIIDEQHRFGVSQRQALINKGPSPDILAMTATPIPRTLALTVYGETTVSEIRHLPAGRKQIISAWKTSSQMDEVYQLMRQQLEQGFQIYAVTPLITESEAVDLKNAEQLHAKLSHDFPNQKVVLLHGQMPGAKKDEIMTEFAAGKINILVATSVIEVGVDVANANMMIIYNADRFGISQLHQLRGRIGRGKTQSYCVFMADPKTDAGKARMQIISSTTDGFKLAEEDLKMRGEGDLFGKAQSGLPEFQVGNVVNNYETLVVAQNVAKALVEQDPDLTASAHQTLKQVLDYKQLQQERT; encoded by the coding sequence ATGAATACACAAGCATTATTTGCTCCGGTAACAGATTTAAAAGGTGTCGGTACTAAAACAGCTGCTGCATTAGGCAGTTTAGGCATTTATAGTATCTATGACTTACTATTTTATTTTCCGTTTCGCTATGATGAACTGCAAACAATGCCTCTTGACCAGATCATGGATGGCCAGAAGGTAATGTTAAAAGGAATTGTGGCTACAGAAGCTTTTGTTAGCCGTTTTGGCTATAAAAAGAGCCGGCTTAGTTTTAAAATGCGGATTGACCATGATATTGTCATGGTCAATTTTTTTAATCAACCTTGGTTAAAGGACAAGATCGAAATCGGCAAAGAAGTAGCCGTTTATGGCAAATATGCGGTGGCGCGGCAAAGTCTATCGGGCTTCAAGTTTGTCGCTGCTAAGGAGCACGACAGCGGAATGGCGCCAATTTATCCGGTTAATCGTCATTTGCGCCAGAAAAAATTGGTTGAATTAATTAATTTGGCGTTAACTGATTATTTACCGCTGATTGAAGACGTGGTTCCTGAAGCAATCAGGCAAAAATACCGCTTATTGTCCGAGCAAGAAATTGTCGTTAAAATGCACCACCCCAAGAATGGTCGTGAGGCAGAATTAGCCAAAAGAAGTGCAATCTTTCGCGAGTTTTTCATTTTTCAGACAGAATTAGCCCAGCTTGCTCATGGCAATGCCAAACATCAGGGAATTCCGAAAAAATATGATTTGGCAGAAGTTGCCAAGTTAACCGCGTCACTGCCGTTTGAGCTGTCGGCCGATCAAAAACAAGTGGTTAACGAAATTTTCGCGGATTTACATTCTTCAAGGCAAATGCAACGACTGCTCCAAGGGGATGTCGGTTCGGGTAAGACAGTCGTTGCCGTTTATGCGATTTTTGCCGCGGTAACTGCTGGCTTTCAGGCAGCCTTGATGGTGCCGACCGAAATTTTGGCAACGCAGCATTTTAAAAAAATCGACGAGCTGCTTAGACCACTTGGCGTGCGAGTTGCCTTATTGACGGGAACAACTAAAACGCTGGAGCGACGAGAAATTTACCGCGAATTAACTGATGGCACAATCAACGTTGTGATTGGGACACACGCCTTGATTCAATCTAAGGTGATTTTCAAAAAATTAGGCTTGGTAATTATTGACGAGCAACACCGCTTTGGCGTTAGCCAACGGCAAGCCTTGATTAACAAGGGGCCCAGCCCTGATATCTTGGCAATGACGGCAACACCGATTCCGCGCACGTTAGCCTTAACCGTTTATGGCGAAACAACGGTATCGGAAATTCGCCACCTGCCAGCTGGTCGAAAACAAATTATTTCTGCTTGGAAAACCAGCAGCCAAATGGACGAGGTTTACCAGCTGATGCGTCAGCAGCTTGAACAGGGCTTCCAGATTTATGCGGTTACGCCGCTGATTACTGAGTCCGAGGCAGTCGATTTGAAAAACGCAGAGCAGCTGCATGCTAAGCTCAGTCATGATTTTCCTAATCAAAAGGTTGTACTGCTGCATGGTCAGATGCCGGGTGCTAAAAAAGATGAAATTATGACTGAATTTGCGGCTGGCAAAATCAACATTCTGGTTGCAACAAGCGTAATTGAAGTTGGTGTCGATGTTGCTAACGCCAATATGATGATTATTTACAATGCTGACCGCTTCGGCATTAGTCAATTGCACCAGCTGCGGGGGCGAATTGGCCGAGGAAAAACGCAGAGTTACTGCGTCTTCATGGCTGACCCTAAAACTGACGCGGGAAAAGCTCGAATGCAGATTATTTCTTCAACAACAGATGGTTTTAAACTGGCTGAGGAAGATTTAAAAATGCGGGGCGAAGGCGACCTGTTTGGCAAGGCTCAATCGGGCTTGCCTGAATTTCAGGTTGGCAATGTCGTTAATAATTATGAAACTCTGGTTGTGGCGCAAAATGTGGCCAAAGCCTTAGTTGAGCAGGATCCGGATTTGACCGCTTCTGCTCATCAGACTTTAAAACAGGTGCTTGACTATAAGCAGCTGCAACAAGAGAGAACATAG
- the opp4B gene encoding oligopeptide ABC transporter permease, with protein sequence MWKTILRRFLVMIPQIIILSFLVFVLAKMMPGDPFSGQINPNTDPKQLAALKQAAGLNDPIPVQYGRWVGNLFRGDLGTSYIQHVPVVSLIADRAVNTFWLSLLSTIITYAISIPMGITAGRHQDEWQDQAVEIFNYVTYAVPPFVFYILAIWLFGFTLGWFPISGSVSANASGFWGVIGSQFYHMLLPAILMALVTTTSIVQYLRTGIVDNKVEDYVRTAHSKGVPENVVFNKHILRNSLLPIASNFGTVITGLLSGSMVIESVFSYPGMGKLFLDSISQRDYTTLTALILIFGILTLLGNLLSDIIMSIVDPRIRIK encoded by the coding sequence ATGTGGAAAACAATTCTGAGACGTTTTTTGGTTATGATTCCGCAAATTATTATCTTGAGCTTTTTAGTCTTTGTTTTGGCTAAAATGATGCCTGGTGACCCATTTAGTGGTCAAATCAACCCAAACACTGACCCTAAGCAGTTAGCTGCTTTAAAGCAGGCAGCGGGTTTAAATGATCCAATTCCAGTTCAATATGGTCGTTGGGTTGGTAACTTGTTCCGGGGTGACTTGGGTACAAGTTATATCCAACACGTGCCAGTTGTTTCTTTAATTGCTGACCGTGCAGTTAATACCTTCTGGTTGTCATTATTATCAACGATTATTACTTATGCAATTTCAATTCCAATGGGAATTACTGCTGGTCGTCACCAAGATGAGTGGCAAGACCAAGCGGTTGAAATCTTTAACTACGTTACTTATGCGGTACCACCGTTTGTCTTTTATATTTTAGCTATTTGGCTATTCGGCTTCACATTAGGTTGGTTCCCAATTTCAGGTTCAGTTTCAGCTAATGCGTCAGGCTTCTGGGGTGTAATTGGCAGTCAATTCTACCATATGCTGCTTCCGGCAATTCTGATGGCTCTGGTTACAACAACTAGTATTGTTCAGTATTTACGTACGGGTATTGTTGACAACAAGGTTGAAGACTATGTTCGAACAGCACACAGTAAGGGTGTTCCAGAAAACGTTGTCTTCAACAAGCATATTTTGCGGAACTCATTATTGCCAATTGCTTCTAACTTCGGAACGGTAATTACTGGTCTGTTGAGTGGTTCAATGGTTATTGAATCTGTTTTCAGCTACCCAGGAATGGGTAAGCTCTTCCTTGATTCAATTTCTCAACGTGATTACACGACGTTGACTGCATTAATTTTGATTTTTGGTATTTTGACTTTATTAGGTAACTTACTCTCAGATATCATTATGAGTATTGTTGACCCAAGAATTCGGATTAAGTAG
- a CDS encoding ABC transporter ATP-binding protein, with product MEKQSDLLLDIQHLHTAYRLHGKFYDAADDINITLKRDEILSVVGESGCGKSTIAASIIGLYDHKNTKVTGDILYNELNLVGLNEALFNKIRGNKIGMIFQDPLASLNPLMRVGDQVAETLYYHTDMNEKARHERVIELFNQVGMPKPEEMYSMYPHELSGGLRQRVVIAMAVACKPEIIIADEPTTALDVTIQAQILDLLEDIQKQSHSGIILITHDLGVVAETADEVAVMYGGQIVEKADVKTIFSHPLHPYTRSLLNSMPQSDDESEDLHVIQGTVPSLQNMPRTGDRFAPRIPWIPESDHEENPTMHEVEPGHWVRCTCWKTFHFQDQDAAVSGE from the coding sequence TTGGAAAAACAAAGTGATCTCTTGCTAGATATCCAGCATTTGCATACTGCATACCGTCTACATGGGAAATTTTATGATGCTGCTGATGATATAAATATTACTCTGAAGCGTGACGAAATTTTATCAGTTGTAGGTGAGTCTGGTTGTGGTAAGAGTACAATTGCTGCAAGCATTATTGGCTTGTACGACCATAAAAACACAAAAGTAACTGGTGATATTCTCTATAACGAATTGAACTTGGTGGGTCTGAACGAAGCTCTGTTTAACAAGATTCGTGGTAATAAGATTGGAATGATTTTCCAAGATCCATTGGCAAGTCTTAATCCGTTAATGAGAGTTGGCGATCAGGTAGCTGAAACCTTGTATTACCATACTGATATGAACGAAAAGGCACGTCACGAACGCGTTATTGAGTTATTTAATCAAGTAGGGATGCCTAAACCTGAAGAAATGTACTCAATGTACCCACATGAATTATCAGGTGGTTTGCGTCAACGGGTTGTGATTGCGATGGCAGTTGCATGTAAGCCGGAAATCATCATTGCCGATGAACCGACTACTGCCCTTGACGTAACGATTCAGGCGCAAATTCTGGACTTGCTCGAAGATATTCAAAAGCAATCACACTCTGGAATTATTTTGATTACGCACGACCTTGGCGTTGTTGCCGAAACAGCTGATGAAGTTGCCGTTATGTATGGTGGTCAGATTGTTGAGAAGGCTGATGTCAAAACAATTTTTAGTCATCCGTTGCATCCATACACTCGTTCTTTATTGAACTCAATGCCGCAATCAGATGATGAAAGCGAAGATTTACACGTTATCCAAGGGACTGTTCCGTCATTGCAAAATATGCCTAGAACAGGTGATCGGTTTGCACCGAGAATTCCGTGGATTCCTGAAAGTGACCACGAAGAAAATCCAACGATGCATGAAGTTGAACCAGGACACTGGGTTAGATGTACATGCTGGAAGACATTCCACTTCCAAGATCAAGATGCTGCAGTAAGTGGGGAGTAA
- a CDS encoding ABC transporter permease: protein MAKNKEKLQKDQKASRPAPASGFKIAMHEIRHDKVAFTAAIIIVLILLFTFGGSLFLHKSQVTEINIVDAYYGWGQNGHIFGTDDGGRDILKLLMMGGRNSIMIGLAVTAVVEIVGLLVGLVSGYYGGYIDSIIMRIVDFIQVLPRWPIMIVLVTVIPNYNAANLVWIISIFAWTSTARYFRAFILSQRERDYVLASKTSGSSDFKIMFREVLPNITSMIIIDVVLTIAGNIGVETTLSFIGYGLPTTTPSLGTLIGFANDPVNVVNRPWLWLPATVLLLMISLSINYVGRALQRAGDARQREN, encoded by the coding sequence ATGGCTAAAAATAAGGAAAAATTACAAAAAGACCAAAAAGCATCACGCCCAGCTCCTGCATCTGGATTTAAGATTGCAATGCATGAAATTAGACATGATAAAGTAGCCTTTACTGCTGCGATTATTATCGTTCTGATTTTACTGTTTACCTTTGGTGGCTCACTATTTCTGCATAAGTCACAAGTTACAGAAATTAATATTGTCGATGCTTACTATGGTTGGGGTCAAAATGGCCATATCTTTGGTACTGATGACGGTGGTCGTGACATTTTGAAACTGCTCATGATGGGTGGACGTAATTCAATTATGATTGGTCTGGCAGTTACTGCAGTTGTTGAAATTGTCGGCTTATTGGTTGGACTAGTTTCAGGCTATTACGGTGGCTATATTGACTCAATCATTATGAGAATTGTTGACTTCATCCAGGTTTTACCAAGATGGCCAATTATGATCGTTCTTGTAACTGTTATTCCTAACTACAATGCAGCTAACTTGGTCTGGATTATTTCCATCTTTGCATGGACTTCAACGGCGCGTTACTTCCGTGCCTTCATCCTGTCGCAGCGTGAACGGGATTACGTCCTGGCTTCTAAGACTTCGGGTTCTTCCGACTTCAAGATTATGTTTAGAGAAGTTTTACCAAACATTACCTCAATGATTATTATTGACGTCGTATTAACAATTGCCGGTAACATCGGTGTCGAAACAACACTATCGTTTATTGGTTATGGTTTGCCAACAACGACACCATCGCTTGGTACGCTAATTGGGTTTGCTAACGATCCAGTTAACGTTGTTAACCGGCCATGGCTATGGTTGCCAGCAACAGTTTTACTGCTGATGATTTCTTTGAGTATTAACTATGTTGGTCGTGCCTTGCAACGTGCAGGGGATGCTCGTCAACGTGAAAATTAG
- a CDS encoding oligopeptide ABC transporter substrate-binding protein, translating into MKKSKILSSIGVVTAAALTLVACGKSNNGGSNQNANSVDKFSASVPSKATKQGGTLKVAVRTDTPFTGIFSDELSTTSVDSEVSQPGEEELFDTDDTFKINDKGPATLKLNVKAKTATITVKKGVKWSDGKQVTAKDMEYSYEILANKKTAAQRYSSQLENIEGMKEYHNGQAKTISGIEMPDGENGRQIIIHFKQMKPGMTNSGNGYFWEYVAPYHYLKDVPFDKLQSSDKIRKHPLYFGPFKLAKLVRGESATWVPNKYYWRGTPKLNKIVISVISSNSTSQSIKDHKFDVIQAINTQWDQVKDTKNVNFVAQIPLQYNYIGFKVGKWDAKKGKNVMNPKAKMSNKALRQAIGYAMNVDAVDKRYTEGLSFRVPTLIPAQFGDYFDKNAKGYSYNLKKANAILDKAGYKKKGKWRVQPNGKPLVINYMARQGDSTQEPIEQNYIQQWHKIGLNVKLVGGRLTEFNSFQDKLQHDDPSVDMFEAGWSLASEPSPNIMYSETTPMNYSRFATPENNKLMDEIDSTKSFNHKYRVQKFHEWQEYMNDQAFIIPEDNKYQVYAVNDKITGYSLKPSQNTNGHQLWWQVGFIK; encoded by the coding sequence ATGAAAAAGTCCAAAATACTTAGTTCAATTGGAGTTGTTACGGCAGCTGCATTAACCTTGGTGGCTTGTGGTAAGAGTAACAACGGCGGTAGTAATCAAAACGCCAATTCGGTTGATAAGTTTTCTGCATCAGTACCAAGTAAAGCTACTAAACAAGGTGGTACTTTAAAGGTTGCTGTTAGAACTGATACACCATTTACTGGTATCTTTTCAGATGAACTATCTACTACTTCTGTTGACTCGGAAGTTTCTCAACCTGGTGAAGAAGAGCTATTTGATACCGATGATACTTTCAAAATTAATGATAAAGGGCCTGCAACTTTAAAATTAAATGTTAAAGCTAAGACTGCAACAATCACTGTGAAAAAGGGCGTTAAGTGGTCTGACGGTAAACAGGTAACAGCTAAGGATATGGAATATTCTTACGAAATCTTGGCTAACAAAAAGACCGCAGCACAACGATACAGCAGTCAATTAGAAAACATTGAAGGTATGAAGGAATATCACAATGGTCAGGCAAAGACGATTAGTGGTATTGAAATGCCAGACGGTGAAAATGGTCGCCAAATTATTATTCATTTCAAACAAATGAAGCCAGGAATGACCAATAGTGGTAACGGCTACTTCTGGGAATATGTGGCACCGTACCATTACCTAAAAGACGTACCGTTTGATAAGTTGCAGTCTTCGGACAAGATTAGAAAGCATCCACTATACTTTGGCCCATTTAAATTAGCCAAGTTAGTTCGTGGTGAATCAGCAACTTGGGTACCAAACAAGTATTATTGGCGTGGCACACCGAAGTTAAATAAAATTGTGATTTCAGTTATTTCTTCTAATTCAACTTCACAATCAATTAAGGATCATAAATTTGATGTCATTCAAGCAATTAACACTCAATGGGATCAAGTTAAAGATACCAAGAATGTAAACTTCGTAGCTCAAATTCCGCTGCAATATAATTATATTGGCTTTAAAGTTGGTAAATGGGATGCCAAAAAAGGCAAGAACGTCATGAACCCGAAGGCGAAAATGAGTAATAAGGCTTTGCGGCAAGCAATTGGTTATGCCATGAATGTTGATGCTGTTGATAAGCGTTACACTGAGGGCTTGAGTTTCCGTGTACCAACCCTAATTCCAGCACAATTTGGTGATTACTTTGATAAGAATGCTAAGGGCTATTCATATAACTTAAAGAAGGCCAACGCAATTTTGGATAAGGCTGGATATAAGAAGAAGGGCAAGTGGCGTGTTCAACCAAATGGTAAGCCGTTAGTGATTAACTATATGGCTCGTCAAGGTGATTCTACTCAAGAGCCAATTGAGCAAAATTACATTCAACAATGGCACAAGATTGGCCTAAATGTTAAATTGGTTGGTGGACGTCTGACAGAATTTAACTCATTCCAAGATAAATTACAGCACGATGATCCAAGTGTTGACATGTTTGAAGCTGGCTGGAGCTTAGCGAGTGAGCCATCGCCTAATATTATGTACAGTGAAACAACACCGATGAATTATTCACGTTTTGCGACACCAGAAAATAATAAGTTAATGGATGAAATTGACTCAACTAAGTCATTCAACCATAAATATCGTGTGCAAAAGTTCCACGAATGGCAAGAGTACATGAACGATCAGGCATTTATTATTCCTGAAGATAATAAGTATCAGGTATATGCTGTAAATGATAAGATTACCGGTTATTCATTGAAGCCTTCACAAAACACTAATGGGCACCAATTATGGTGGCAAGTTGGCTTTATCAAATAA